A stretch of Borrelia turcica IST7 DNA encodes these proteins:
- a CDS encoding methyl-accepting chemotaxis protein → MKLRARILLLVSILISIFISVLFFIFGMLISNNLTDQQLDLMKNLIGNVRNSLRIYVSSMEERVKINSMYLNSYSKFEAFSALKTKRIEFIMEQTEMLARTGSNMMITNKKGEIVFTTAVKDNSDYGISVADKEYFLKLKETSSVYNSSVLLAEAGSIEEGLVKGVSKIRNKAGQIPYILIGIPLRDYETSDILGYFMLFYATDHIYNSFKGISFGALGTGRAMVYDKTGVFLLHHTWLPGDNLSSANPYYSNIVKSTSEDLIQKNKDLIVMHYFDPNNNGKPYVGLAQRIKGRLSNISFIVFLRVTADDFYHMSRLTTLILGISFVVTLLALGLVTVYLVSRLGSSLNGILNYSERLASGDFTVAENPLKWETLELYRLYENLELLRTSFSSVAKGVIENLDYLYENAIQIANASQNLSSGAVEQASTLEEMTANIEQISQGVSENTESASTTENIAVNTNERTKEGHKSVVKAIRAMEVITDKIGIIDEITRQTNLLALNASIEAARVGDKGKGFEVVAAEVRKLADQSKDSAREIIDIAHKSLTIASRAGNNFEQIVPGMEETARLVKNITRESSNQSNQIGQFKNAIEQVSQLVQTTASSSEELSAMSEKMLESVKDLKESVDYFKVDK, encoded by the coding sequence ATGAAACTGAGAGCTAGGATATTGCTTCTTGTTAGTATTCTTATATCGATTTTTATTTCTGTGTTGTTTTTCATATTTGGAATGTTGATTAGTAATAATTTGACAGATCAACAATTAGATCTTATGAAAAATCTTATTGGGAATGTCAGAAATTCTTTAAGGATTTATGTTTCTTCAATGGAAGAGAGGGTAAAAATTAATTCAATGTATTTAAACTCTTATTCTAAATTTGAAGCATTTTCTGCTCTTAAGACGAAGAGAATAGAATTTATTATGGAACAAACTGAGATGCTAGCTAGGACAGGTAGTAACATGATGATAACTAATAAGAAGGGAGAGATAGTATTTACTACTGCTGTTAAAGATAATAGTGATTATGGTATTTCTGTTGCAGATAAAGAATATTTTCTTAAGTTAAAAGAAACCAGTTCTGTATATAACTCTTCGGTTCTTTTAGCAGAAGCTGGATCTATTGAAGAAGGTTTAGTCAAGGGCGTTTCTAAGATAAGGAATAAGGCAGGACAAATTCCTTATATATTAATAGGAATTCCTTTAAGAGATTATGAGACTAGTGATATTCTTGGATATTTTATGCTCTTTTATGCAACAGATCATATATATAATTCTTTTAAAGGTATTAGTTTTGGGGCATTAGGAACTGGACGAGCTATGGTATATGATAAGACGGGTGTGTTTCTTTTGCATCATACTTGGTTGCCAGGTGATAATTTATCTTCCGCTAATCCTTATTATAGTAATATAGTTAAGTCCACATCTGAGGATTTAATTCAGAAAAATAAAGATCTTATTGTTATGCATTATTTTGACCCTAATAACAATGGAAAGCCATATGTTGGACTTGCGCAAAGAATAAAAGGTAGACTATCTAATATCTCCTTTATAGTATTTTTACGAGTTACTGCCGATGATTTTTATCATATGAGTAGACTTACTACTTTGATTTTGGGGATAAGTTTTGTAGTTACTTTATTGGCACTTGGTTTGGTTACTGTTTATCTTGTATCAAGACTTGGTTCTTCTTTGAATGGGATTTTGAACTATTCTGAAAGATTGGCTTCTGGAGATTTTACTGTTGCGGAGAATCCTTTAAAATGGGAGACCTTAGAGCTTTATAGACTATATGAAAACTTAGAGCTTTTAAGGACTAGCTTTTCATCTGTAGCAAAGGGAGTTATTGAAAATCTTGACTATCTTTATGAAAATGCAATTCAGATAGCAAATGCAAGTCAAAATTTAAGTTCTGGAGCAGTAGAACAGGCTTCTACATTAGAAGAAATGACAGCCAATATTGAGCAGATATCTCAGGGTGTGTCTGAGAATACTGAGAGTGCATCTACTACCGAGAATATTGCTGTTAATACTAATGAGAGAACAAAGGAAGGGCATAAATCTGTTGTTAAAGCTATTAGGGCAATGGAAGTTATTACAGATAAAATAGGAATTATTGATGAGATAACAAGGCAAACTAATTTGCTTGCTTTAAATGCTTCTATTGAAGCTGCTAGAGTAGGCGATAAGGGTAAGGGGTTTGAAGTTGTTGCCGCAGAGGTTAGAAAGCTTGCTGATCAGAGTAAGGATTCTGCTAGAGAAATTATTGATATAGCACACAAAAGCTTGACTATTGCAAGTAGAGCAGGTAATAATTTTGAGCAGATTGTTCCTGGAATGGAAGAGACAGCTAGACTTGTTAAAAATATTACTAGAGAGAGTTCTAATCAGAGTAATCAAATAGGACAATTTAAGAATGCAATAGAGCAAGTTAGTCAATTGGTACAAACAACAGCATCAAGCAGTGAAGAACTGTCAGCAATGTCAGAAAAGATGTTGGAGAGTGTTAAAGATTTAAAAGAATCAGTTGATTACTTTAAGGTTGATAAATAA